A single Ciona intestinalis chromosome 14, KH, whole genome shotgun sequence DNA region contains:
- the LOC100185963 gene encoding CKLF-like MARVEL transmembrane domain-containing protein 4 encodes MMEAEKYSHEDDLTAADTSMISSTSPYQPTTEPVSNRKVVFGGFILHMEYAKSITGILKVVQLIFSIVVASCVGSAPYCLEACGGVHYLNFVSISCIVFTLILLVVFAFGLQEKLSFINWPLTDLINCVFYSVMFLISSFVMALNAPLPVYQAAAVFGFLTTILFIVSSWLAFQAFRQYQARRRTMISHIQNAGGAVLEIQ; translated from the exons ATGATGGAAGCGGAGAAATACTCGCATGAAGATGACCTAACCGCTGCTGATACATCTATGATATCAAGTACAAGTCCTTACCAACCAACCACTGAGCCTGTATCGAATAGAAAGGTGGTGTTCGGTGGATTTATATTACACATGGAATACGCAAAGTCTATTACAG GAATATTAAAAGTGGTTCAGCTGATATTTAGCATCGTGGTGGCTTCATGTGTTGGGAGCGCTCCATATTGTTTGGAAGCTTGCGGGGGCGTCCATTACTTAAACTTTGTTTCTATATCTTGTATTGTGTTTACTCTCATCTTGTTAGTTGTATTCGCGTTTGGTTTGCAGGAAAAGTTATCATTCATAAACTGGCCACTTACTGACTTGATTAACTGTGTATTTTACTCAGTTATGTTCCTGATTAGCAGTTTTGTGATGGCATTAAATGCACCCCTGCCTGTGTATCAAGCTGCTGCTGTGTTTGGTTTTCTTACAACAATATTATTCATTGTGAGCAGTTGGCTCGCATTCCAGGCATTTAGACAATACCAAGCCCGGCGCCGAACCATGATATCCCATATTCAAAACGCTGGGGGCGCAGTATTAGAAATCCAATGA